One region of Bombus affinis isolate iyBomAffi1 chromosome 5, iyBomAffi1.2, whole genome shotgun sequence genomic DNA includes:
- the LOC126916244 gene encoding uncharacterized protein LOC126916244 isoform X2 yields the protein MSNPYRARPTRSRINHSLGYGTHNQNIWNPMSRVPPEVSSNDSVQHQPPLLNQPKQSNDPWNNSWNWDFDKQADNQQQQPLQSEQQQQHYVPSYANQGQLIPNSIQDHYYQSVNGNKNDLLNQNLTSDRNIPGTVANRPPIPNHTDSFTSYSNYNQYQQYPPPPRTNSIKSGSMNFDQPQWAGDQQSQNVSYLQKSGVQNQKEQASRPTLVGSNYNWMKSNQTNVMTPQNWQKPAAVSGHWQDPKMDKEAQNFDDIGNQYTPPVQQTRSSQHLLPSTENKEYSINDTNDANNWSNQVHMSSQWNAQNRESAIPNQSQQVTQAYNANDEFNSWPQKNTEVSQSWKKTNDNNATQWLHEQQENNNLIEESVKQEATGAVATNDWQQNRTIPSHHIHSNIIPAVDPNIEHEERKRSAPSLISNSVSSKDSNTQIKTNIAKSYPSDSRLNMSATPETISTVASSENISVQDNNDFNLANDATERGKSNSTEELPIKLEQLNLGTKVNKNVESQNELKEAQSVNPQNAISNNGVTPDNISGLPLECAVLGTENAHSNDNQNLISQDHTALNPYQMSNIKSSDNIAQSGYDQWYSQDTLPLSSENTLYSKDNVRPPKEWSIEQNVENYENIQQPSEFINLEVVTPSLQERDIYGSRDSINKETLDNDPKPVPNSAKEVANTRDFRQEISNIEVPSVQQSTRSHSLLQAEQVPDNYEFASNDRNTFLETGELTDSHQEHEPSPPSQDDENDEVPNDIPFLREVPGQSSSIDPRRNDPTGQEQYVQTGQRLSDPRRNDPSGQEQGLQLRNMSERSERRDVPPGQERNVPLLSRSDSDTMERRNDPSGRERSLPPQQSRNDPSGEERYQSQPQIMLEPSETREIPGRGNESEDPVQQTEENLRQIPGGASSNEVTQSPDDRSNGRVVTGSQEGPAIGSAIQDQTSDSRNKREEAVGASIRESQGIPSASNRRDSYEDEDDEGGSGNSRDDSRERRRDSSSERRRYEYERKSAYYDREREYDDDYYYDRRRGGENDRTYNTRDEFDRREIPYREDDRKHHSRDDLDRHSREEVDRRGRPKEDLDDRDIRRRPDDRRKDRVDDGIRRRERDIRDYDLRYSRDRDYLDRDRRRDDRRPRRYDDYDIRDPYRREYYDDPYSRGSRPSSRSSYNDRDREYYMRSRDPYYPYNGYPGYDYGVHYASNYYAYIENLRRTNPAAYSEWYHKYYANQHQQQHISRGVVNYPEDRASVHSGRSSCDERTTGDKRTLADISMLEDSTTTSARMTPTKFSISHVYGCFSIGSLIHVHPAYPSDGERAKVDIFRLDNLLSHDPVARDLRAYPGPLIKGVTHKKTIIEYCENKIKRAASNEEMVDRASYILLYELMIMLIQQNGNVVGVDIAALLLRNKDAYPYDVNKQKSQDSGRRESIISQRSGASVGDSVQGSQDGATTSEKVESKPRKSTEQMTDEFRNTLLYGLVQEALEYAMNEGLWGHALFLASKLDKRTHASVMTRFANSLPYHDPLQTLYQLHSGRVPAVVTGISDPRWDDWRPHLAMIISNTSANPEINRRSITTLGDTLSARGDIYAAHFCYVLAQVDFGTYGASNVKLVLIGANHQKAYNVFFSTEAVMLTEIYEYARNLSEPGFTLVDLQTFKFDLAVKMVDHGLIEKALLYIEQIAVNIFNEPSKYKKSFINAVYNLGDRIRYHDPVYKDSIDEATTLTWFNNLAEIVGKCHEGEITENEVCVPQAKQESYNSIQNQEAHEMKQQQQWNTIQPEYREGPTSMMEAATTDTQSEWQPLSLPSNIPDTYDQSMQYTRNNEESCQYQQPQQQDYWTQDSYYQNNYGRNDSTITNWQQSTYSPEQSDIDNSQQQEKWNYKTEREEQTPTLESSQPAISMTPSTKKQYDPLEELDALETPKPASKPAASAKKASEKPVEKKPSNSGGSWFGGLFSKLAPKPRNQMILPDDSNPTIVWDPVAKKWMNKDEDGDSNSATIAPPPKASDMGFRSPVPEQASQPPSQADDTSVNKFKLPRGRSMRANYIDVMNPGGSKNNAVPSSIPTPVTSPMVPMATSSPQLFIPAPVNDPSAPVDFLTSTEATAAVPTNVPENTSQGFSRWSSTSSLSREVQSYTMRDPRFLPQNKGPMMYNPNDMKNRSVKSIQQSRYPPR from the exons ATGAGT AATCCTTATAGAGCCAGACCAACTAGGTCTAGAATAAATCACAGCTTAGGCTATGGAACTCATAATCAAAATATATGGAATCCAATGTCTAGAGTACCACCTGAAGTATCGTCAAATGATTCTGTTCAACATCAACCACCACTTCTGAATCAGCCAAAACAGTCAAACGATCCTTGGAATAATTCATGGAATTGGGATTTTGACAAACAGGCAGAtaatcaacaacagcaaccgcTACAGTCAgaacaacagcaacagcattATGTACCTTCTTATGCCAATCAAGGGCAGTTGATACCTAATTCCATTCAAGATCATTATTATCAAAGTGTTAACGGTAATAAGAATGATCTGCTCAATCAGAATTTGACATCAGACAGAAATATACCAGGGACAGTTGCTAATAGGCCACCAATTCCTAATCATACAGACTCTTTCACGTCTTATTCAAATTATAATCAATATCAGCAATATCCACCACCACCTCGAACAAATTCTATTAAATCTGGATCTATGAATTTCGATCAACCACAATGGGCAGGTGATCAACAATCTCAAAacgtttcatatttacaaaagTCAGGTGTACAAAATCAAAAAGAGCAAGCATCACGTCCTACTTTAGTTGGTAGCAATTATAATTGGATGAAGTCTAATCAAACAAATGTAATGACCCCACAAAATTGGCAAAAACCAGCTGCTGTATCAGGACATTGGCAGGATCCAAAAATGGACAAGGAGGCACAAAATTTTGATGATATAGGTAATCAATATACACCACCAGTACAACAAACTAGATCAAGCCAGCACCTTCTACCTTCTActgaaaataaagaatattctatAAATGATACGAATGATGCAAATAATTGGTCCAATCAAGTTCATATGTCTTCACAATGGAATGCTCAGAACCGCGAATCTGCAATACCTAATCAAAGTCAGCAAGTAACACAAGCTTACAATGCTAATGATGAATTTAATTCTTGGCCTCAAAAAAATACTGAAGTCTCACAATCTTGGAAAAAGACCAATGACAATAATGCAACTCAGTGGTTACACGAACAAcaggaaaataataatttaatagaaGAAAGTGTTAAACAGGAAGCCACTGGTGCAGTTGCTACAAATGATTGGCAACAAAATCGTACAATACCATCTCATCATATTCATTCTAATATTATTCCAGCAGTAGATCCAAATATAGAACATGAAGAAAGAAAACGGTCTGCTCCTTCATTAATTTCAAATTCTGTCAGCTCTAAAGATTCTAATACACAGATAAAAACAAATATTGCTAAATCATATCCATCCGACTCCCGGCTTAATATGTCTGCTACTCCTGAAACTATATCAACTGTTGCAAGTTCTGAAAATATTTCTGTGCAAGATAACAATGATTTTAATTTAGCAAATGATGCAACAGAACGGGGTAAAAGTAATTCAACTGAAGAGTTGCCTATAAAATTAGAACAGTTAAATCTTGGTactaaagtaaataaaaatgttGAAAGTCAAAATGAGTTGAAGGAAGCACAATCTGTTAATCCTCAAAATGCGATTTCCAATAATGGTGTTACACCTGATAATATATCTGGATTGCCTTTAGAATGTGCTGTACTCGGTACAGAAAATGCTCATTCCAATGATAATCAAAATCTTATTAGTCAAGATCATACAGCGCTCAATCCGTATCAAATGTCAAACATTAAGTCTTCAGACAATATAGCACAAAGTGGATATGATCAATGGTACAGCCAGGATACATTGCCACTTTCCTCAGAAAATACATTGTATTCGAAAGATAATGTTCGTCCACCAAAAGAATGGAGTATAGAACAAAATGTAGAGAACTATGAAAATATCCAACAGCCTtcagaatttataaatttagaaGTAGTCACGCCATCATTACAAGAACGAGATATATATGGCTCAAGAGATTCTATAAATAAGGAAACTTTAGATAATGATCCTAAACCAGTTCCAAATTCTGCCAAGGAGGTAGCCAATACACGTGATTTTAGACAAGAAATAAGTAATATTGAAGTACCCTCTGTACAGCAGTCCACACGATCTCATTCCCTTCTTCAGGCAGAACAG gTGCCAGATAATTACGAGTTCGCATCAAACGATAGAAATACTTTTCTGGAAACCGGAGAATTAACCGATTCTCATCAAGAACATGAACCGAGTCCACCAAGTCAAGATGATGAAAATGACGAAGTGCCTAATGACATTCCCTTTTTACGCGAAGTACCGGGACAATCAAGTTCCATAGATCCACGTAGAAATGATCCAACCGGGCAAGAACAATATGTTCAGACTGGTCAAAGATTGTCTGATCCAAGAAGAAATGATCCGTCTGGTCAAGAGCAAGGTCTTCAGTTAAGGAATATGTCTGAAAGATCAGAACGGCGCGATGTTCCACCTGGACAAGAAAGAAATGTTCCTTTACTCTCACGATCAGATTCCGACACGATGGAACGGCGGAACGATCCATCTGGCAGAGAACGGTCTCTGCCTCCGCAACAATCACGAAATGATCCATCTGGAGAAGAAAGATATCAGTCACAACCCCAAATTATGTTAGAACCAAGTGAGACACGGGAAATACCTGGAAGAGGTAATGAATCTGAAGATCCTGTTCAGCAGACTGAAGAAAACCTTAGACAAATACCGGGCGGTGCATCTTCCAACGAAGTTACTCAGTCACCGGATGACAGATCTAATGGAAGAGTAGTTACAGGCTCTCAAGAAGGTCCTGCTATAGGCT CTGCAATACAGGATCAGACCAGTGACTCAAGAAACAAACGCGAGGAAGCTGTTGGCGCATCAATACGCGAAAGTCAAGGAATTCCTAGTGCATCGAATCGTAGAGATTCGTATGAAGATGAGGATGATGAAGGAGGATCCGGAAATAGTAGAGATGATAGCAGAGAAAGACGACGTGACAGTAGCTCGGAACGCCGAAGATACGAATACGAACGAAAAAGCGCGTA TTACGATCGTGAACGGGAATATGATGATGATTATTATTACGATCGCCGTCGTGGAGGAGAAAACGATCGAACATATAATACTCGCGATGAATTCGATCGTCGAGAAATTCCTTATCGAGAAGATGATCGCAAGCATCATAGTCGAGACGATCTAGATCGGCATTCAAGAGAAGAGGTTGATAGAAGAGGCAGACCTAAAGAAGATCTAGATGATAGAGACATTAGAAGAAGACCTGACGATCGCAGAAAAGATAGGGTTGATGATGGAATACGACGCAGGGAAAGAGATATTAGAGACTATGATTTACGATATTCTAGAGATCGCGATTATCTTGACCGTGACAGAAGAAGAGACGATAGACGACCAAGAAGATACGATGATTACGATATAAGAGATCCATATAGGAGAGAATATTATGACGATCCTTATAGTAGAGG ATCCAGACCATCCAGTAGATCCTCCTATAATGATAGAGATAGAGAGTATTACATGCGATCGAGAGATCCGTATTATCCTTATAAtg GATATCCTGGATACGATTATGGTGTTCATTATGCCAGTAACTATTATGCATACATTGAAAATTTGCGACGTACAAATCCTGCTGCTTATTCGGAATGGTATCATAAATATTATGCTAATCAACATCAACAACAACACATTTCTCGTGGTGTTGTTAATTATCCTGAAGACAGAGCAAGTGTCCATTCCGGACGCAGTTCTTGCGACGAAAG aaCAACTGGTGATAAACGAACTTTAGCTGATATATCTATGCTTGAAGATTCAACAACTACCTCTGCACGTATGACACCAACTAAATTCTCTATTTCACATGTATATG GATGTTTCTCTATTGGATCATTGATACATGTGCATCCAGCTTATCCATCTGATGGTGAAAGAGCCAAAGTAGACATTTTTAGATTGGACAATCTACTTTCACATGATCCAGTAGCACGCGATTTACGTGCCTATCCTGGTCCCCTAATTAA GGGTGTGACTCATAAAAAGACCATTATCGAATATTGtgagaataaaattaaaagggCAGCGTCAAACGAAGAGATGGTTGATCGTGCTTCTTACATACTTTTATATGAACTAATGATTATGTTGATTCAACAAAATGGA AATGTTGTCGGCGTTGATATAGCAGCATTGTTACTCAGAAATAAAGATGCATATCCTTACGATGTAAATAAGCAAAAGTCGCAGGATTCAGGAAGAAGAGAATCGATAATATCTCAAAGATCGGGAGCCTCAGTTGGAGATAGTGTTCAAGGCAGTCAAGATGGTGCAACGACATCCGAAAAAGTCGAAAGTAAGCCACGGAAAAGCACTGAACAAATGACAGACGAATTTAGAAATACGTTACTTTATGGATTAGTCCAAGAAGCAttag aATATGCAATGAACGAAGGTCTTTGGGGGCATGCACTCTTCTTAGCTAGCAAATTGGATAAACGTACGCATGCATCTGTAATGACACGTTTTGCTAATAGTTTACCGTATCACGATCCATTGCAAACTTTATATCAACTTCATTCTGGCCGTGTGCCAGCTGTTGTTACTGGTATATCGGATCCTCGATGGGATGACTGGAGACCTCATTTAGCAATGATTATATCCAACACATCTGCTAATCCAGAAATTAATCGTCGTTCAATTACAACTCTCGGTGATACACTTTCTGCACGAGGAGATATTTATGCAGCGCATTTCTGTTACGTACTTGCACAAGTTGATTTTGGTACCTATGGAGCAAGTAATGTAAAACTTGTACTGATCGGTGCAAACCATCAGAAAGCATACAATGTATTTTTCTCAACGGAAGCCGTTATGCTCACGGAAATATACGAATATGCCAGAAATCTTAGTGAACCAGGTTTTACATTAGTAGATCTACAAACCTTTAAGTTCGACTTGGCAGTAAAAATGGTAGATCATGGATTAATAGAGAAAGCTTTACTATATATAGAACAAATTGCAGTAAACATTTTTAACGAGCCATCGAAGTACAAAAAGTCGTTTATTAATGCGGTGTATAATTTAGGAGACAGGATTAGGTATCATGATCCTGTCTATAAAGATTCTATCGATGAAGCTACAACTTTAACTTGGTTCAATAATCTAGCTGAAATCGTTGGTAAATGCCAT GAGGGAGAAATTACCGAAAATGAAGTTTGCGTTCCTCAAGCAAAACAAGAATCGTATAACAGTATACAAAATCAAGAAGCGCATGAGATGAAACAACAACAGCAGTGGAACACGATTCAACCCGAATACAGAGAAGGTCCAACGTCGATGATGGAAGCAGCCACGACTGATACACAGTCAGAATGGCAGCCATTATCTCTACCGTCGAATATACCGGATACATATGACCAAAGTATGCAGTATACGAGAAATAACGAAGAATCTTGTCAATATCAACAACCTCAACAGCAAGATTATTGGACTCAAGACTCTTATTATCAAAACAATTATGGAAGAAATGATAGTACCATCACAAATTGGCAACAATCGACATATTCTCCAGAACAAAGTGATATTGACAACTCTCAACAGCAAGAAAAATGGAACTATAAG ACGGAAAGAGAAGAACAAACACCTACCCTTGAA TCATCGCAACCGGCAATTTCGATGACACCGTCAACGAAAAAACAGTACGATCCATTGGAAGAATTGGATGCCCTCGAGACTCCGAAACCAGCCTCGAAACCTGCAGCTTCAGCTAAAAAAGCATCAGAAAAACCAGTCGAAAAGAAACCTTCTAACAGCGGAGGTTCTTGGTTTGGCGGCCTCTTCAGCAAACTTGCTCCAAAACCAAGGAACCAGATGATTCTTCCAGATGACAGTAACCCGACG ATCGTTTGGGATCCGGTTGCTAAAAAATGGATGAATAAAGACGAAGACGGAGATAGTAATTCGGCTACAATAGCTCCCCCTCCGAAAGCTTCTGACATGGGATTTAGATCACCTGTGCCTGAACAAGCTTCTCAACCACCTTCGCAGGCAGATGACACCTCTGTGAACAAATTTAAATTACCCAGAGGTAGAAGTATGCGTGCTAATTATATAGATGTAATGAATCCAGGTGGTTCAAAAAATAACGCAGTACCTTCAAGTATACCAACCCCAGTAACATCTCCAATGGTACCTATGGCTACGTCATCACCTCAGCTATTCATCCCTGCTCCAG ttaaCGATCCAAGTGCTCCTGTAGACTTCTTAACTTCAACGGAAGCAACAGCAGCCGTACCTACGAACGTTCCTGAGAATACATCTCAAGGG TTCTCTCGATGGAGCTCAACCAGCTCGTTATCGCGAGAGGTGCAGAGCTACACTATGAGGGATCCGCGTTTTCTCCCACAGAACAAG GGACCAATGATGTACAACCCGAACGACATGAAGAATCGTTCAGTGAAGAGCATACAGCAGAGCCGGTACCCTCCACGATAA